TATTACCAAGCCGATAGCTTTAGCCGCGTGTGGAACTCACAGCGAGATCGCCTCGACAGTTGGGACAATATCAATGTCGCCGTCGTTCTTGCGAACATCGATGATGATTTGACAATTGAGTTTTTTGGCAAAAACATCACGGATGAAGAAGTTATCACAGGGACTTTCCTGGCGGATGATAGCCAGGGCCTGTTTAGTAACATCTTCCTGACAGAGCCGCGAACCTATGGCGTGACGGTTTCCAAACGTTGGTAGTCAGAATCTGAGATCATATCGAAAACTGAGAAGGCGACCGGCGAGGTCGCCTTTTTTTGTTTCACTTAATTGTGAAATTCAGCTTCTCCGGTGACATGAACAATTCCAGATTCTGCATTCGAAAGTTGCCAATTCAAGACTGGGCGATCTGCGGTAATTTCCAGTTTCAGGTTTGAGCCCGGAAACACAGGAGCGCTGAAAGAGCCAGAGAAGCGCTTTAAACGCGATTGGTTGCCCGCCGCCACAGCGTCTACGACGCCTTTTCCCGCTAGCGCCCAAAGAATGCTGCCGTGAACAATTATTCCCTGTAAACCGTACGCCTTTGCTACATCCTGTTCGGTGTGAATCGGATTCCAAATATCCGCACACTCAGAATAAATGTGAGCGATGTGGATTGGGACCGCGATCTCCTCCACAACCTCCAATCGAGAATTTGAGGGCGGTAACGGCGCATAAGGTGAAAGCTCGAAATCCTCGCACGGCAACGAAACCCCTCGATAAAGCGCTGTCGACCATGTCGAAGTGATTGGTGAATTGTCTTCTAGTGATTTCGTCGTGAACTTTACGACCGTGATTGCCCCAAGGCTTGAGTTTTTTCCTGAAACAAATTCGGTATCAGTGCGGATACGTTCGCCGATGGTCCATCCACGGTGGAATTCGGTGTCTTGGCGCAGATGGACACCGGATCGAAGCTCTGTCTCGCTAAAATTGAAATAGTTCGGAATCTTCGATGTGCACGCCCACTCAAAGCGTGAGTTGATGAAGGGAAGGATGGGCGTGTTTGCTGCTCGTTCGCTGTAATACCGCGCGTCATCGATCAGGAGACCTGCGGCAAACGCCATCGCAATTCTGTGAGAGAGAACAGAGGCTTCACCTTCGAGCGTTGAGAATTCGGGAACGGCAATCTTGGAGGCTTGCATGGCTGCGGGCTCGCTTAGTTTACAATTAAAAACAGCTCATACGCTATCGAGCGCTTTGCTGACCAGCTAACAGTTTGTTTGTCCCTGCACATGCGAATTCTGTAGTACTTTACAGTTGGCACAGCCGCATTATTGTGCTGAACAATTGTTCAGCCAATTAAAGGGGCTTAGGCTGATAGTCAATGTCCCAACTTGATAACAGGGAGCAGGCAGCGATGAGCCAAATTGAAACGACGTCTGAGAGAATTACCGACCTTCTTGACCAATTCGCAAATACGCGCCCAGACGCTCCTGCTGCGACGCTCGGCGACGATACGCTCTCCTATTCGGACCTGAAAAGGGCGCGAAATGATATCGCTAAAGGATTGATGGCCATAGGGGTCAAACCGGGAGACCGCGTCGCCATGATCGCCCATCCATCTAACCAGTTTTGGATCGCACTCCATGCCGTCACCTCGATTGGAGCAACTTGGGTCGGCGTAAATCCGGTTTATCAAGAGCGAGACTTCGAAAGCGCTTTCTCAGCGGCAGTTCCAAAAGCGCTGTTGATCGCAACGCAACCCAGCCCGCGTGATTATGCGAGCGAGACGCAAAGATTTATGTCGGGCAGAGTTACTGTGTCTGACCAGGCAGATGCCAATGGTGAAACGCTATCATTTGATGATCTAGTCGAGCGCGGAAAGTCTGTCACACAAGCCGAGTTGCTCGATCGACAAGCTGGCGTTGATCCAGAAGATATCGCCGTCATCGTATTTACGTCTGGAACAACTGGAACGCCAAAAGGAGCGATGCTCTCTCACCGCGCTTTGGCAAGCTCTGCCCGCGCAAATGGACGTTGGATGACCGATGCTTCCATGGTTTGCGGTGCGTGCGTCAGCCCGGTCAATCATGTTGGCGCTTTGACCAATGTATGCATGAATTTGTTGGCTTGCGGCGGACATATTGTGTTCCACCCAGGGGTCGATTTGGAGGCCATTGTTAAGATCGGAGAAGTTCATCAACCCACTTTTATGCAAACTTCGCCCACCGGGTTTTCGATGATGCTCGCCCATGGTGGTTTTGCTGAATTTATCGACGGCTTACGCCTCATTGTGTTTGGTGGGGCGATGACGGCGGAATCTACGCTCGCAAAAGTGGCCAAGCCCGGGCTCATGATGTCTTCTGTATATGGACAATCAGAGACATGCGGGATCGTAACCTACACAGACCCCGCCGACGATATCGAAGTGCACGGCAATACAATCGGTCACGTACTGCCAGGCGCGGAATTGCGCATCGCCGATGAACACGAACAGTCTGTTCGCGATGGTGAAGCAGGCGAAATCCAAATTCGCGGTCCGTACTGTATGTCGGGTTACTTTAATAATCCCGAAGCGACCGATGCTGCGTTTACCAGCGATGGTTTTTTACGCACAGGTGATATTGGCAAAATTCGAGAGGATGGAAACGTCGTCTTTGTCGGCCGCCTAAAAGAGATGTTTAAATCAGGCGGATACAATGTTTACCCAGTCGAAATTGAACAAGCCATTTGCGAGCATCCTGCCGTTGCGCTCGCCGCAGTATTGGACGTGCCGCACCCCACTTTCCAAGAAGTCGGTCACGCCATAATTCAACCCAAACCCGGTCAGTCTGTCACGGATCAAGAAATTGAGGAATTTCTCCGCTCACGCATCGCCAATTATAAGGTTCCAAAATCCTTTCAGACCCTTGAGGCAATGCCACTGCTACCGAATGGAAAAATCGACAAAGTTGCACTCAGGGAAACACTGCCGACCAGCGTCTAATGAATTTTTCAACTCACTG
This DNA window, taken from Hyphomonas sp. Mor2, encodes the following:
- a CDS encoding class I adenylate-forming enzyme family protein, which codes for MSQLDNREQAAMSQIETTSERITDLLDQFANTRPDAPAATLGDDTLSYSDLKRARNDIAKGLMAIGVKPGDRVAMIAHPSNQFWIALHAVTSIGATWVGVNPVYQERDFESAFSAAVPKALLIATQPSPRDYASETQRFMSGRVTVSDQADANGETLSFDDLVERGKSVTQAELLDRQAGVDPEDIAVIVFTSGTTGTPKGAMLSHRALASSARANGRWMTDASMVCGACVSPVNHVGALTNVCMNLLACGGHIVFHPGVDLEAIVKIGEVHQPTFMQTSPTGFSMMLAHGGFAEFIDGLRLIVFGGAMTAESTLAKVAKPGLMMSSVYGQSETCGIVTYTDPADDIEVHGNTIGHVLPGAELRIADEHEQSVRDGEAGEIQIRGPYCMSGYFNNPEATDAAFTSDGFLRTGDIGKIREDGNVVFVGRLKEMFKSGGYNVYPVEIEQAICEHPAVALAAVLDVPHPTFQEVGHAIIQPKPGQSVTDQEIEEFLRSRIANYKVPKSFQTLEAMPLLPNGKIDKVALRETLPTSV
- a CDS encoding MaoC/PaaZ C-terminal domain-containing protein, with product MQASKIAVPEFSTLEGEASVLSHRIAMAFAAGLLIDDARYYSERAANTPILPFINSRFEWACTSKIPNYFNFSETELRSGVHLRQDTEFHRGWTIGERIRTDTEFVSGKNSSLGAITVVKFTTKSLEDNSPITSTWSTALYRGVSLPCEDFELSPYAPLPPSNSRLEVVEEIAVPIHIAHIYSECADIWNPIHTEQDVAKAYGLQGIIVHGSILWALAGKGVVDAVAAGNQSRLKRFSGSFSAPVFPGSNLKLEITADRPVLNWQLSNAESGIVHVTGEAEFHN